A single region of the Drosophila miranda strain MSH22 chromosome 2, D.miranda_PacBio2.1, whole genome shotgun sequence genome encodes:
- the LOC108155731 gene encoding RUN and FYVE domain-containing protein 2 isoform X1: MRGLVEDTKRTKLSQNNNNNVATSATSGSRLKASSTAAMSSASSTSAKPLRSVVKTPTTTTSSVGLGLGGGAKKTSQSMQQQQQKQHEVGKSAKSSSGAASATARAATTAQPIAKTQKGQNPPPQMQPQSSSSKAPQKEAQPQQQQPQPQPQPPAQAVPLQPSNNSSSSSTTIALPKASHANHTNEELANGVQDTIYLCNFRVSVDGEWLCLKELQDIDVAGSQQAGGGVGVNQPHTGNSSSGHGTAGTHASGSGSQFGKRNSKRFSGLSAAGSAAAALEDNARDTAEIERSNLVNICKLVVKELLEQSLRFGRMLDSDHLPLQHFFIVIEHVLGHGLRPKKGLLGPRKELWDLLQSVEHYCPEAQDITASVRDLPTVRTHIGRARAWLRIALMQKKLSDYLQALIEHRDDSLYDYYEPHALMMSDEIVVIMGILVGLNVIDCNLCVKEEDLDSQQGVIDFSLYLRSSSRSPDVPDDSAPPALLDATGQGNMIAVLDQKNYIEELNRHLNATVGNLQAKVESLTTTNALMKEDLAIARNSLLALQAENQAMRQSSQTQQQQQKDSDNSSGSGSEKEKTEGVSTDLSEERRKNGELEKELKLQVSLKAESDMAMKLLEKDIHEKQDTIVSLRRQLDDIKQINLEMYRKLQDCKASLTHKTELMDKLEDQKEDMASTIEQLEKKWTHDKSNLGEILKTTSQTLTTQVTASEERAARAEAESRIEREWRISLQEKEIKLKEKIATLQGCLKELAEEKDRNEKLRLDLEKARAQWAEAQTTLEELGIQLSESKLKVSEMQDNEKRQRQLMSGSSQSLQTMPESLGSPGIWAPDSIASHCTGCEREFNLTRRKHHCRSCGEIFCRTCSEHTLPLLNAQGQPGKPVRVCNACYAAK, encoded by the exons atgcgcGGACTCGTCGAGGATACGAAAAGGACAAAATTGTCCCAGaacaacaataataatgtGGCCACCAGTGCGACCAGTGGAAGTCGTCTCAAGGCATCCTCGACGGCAGCCATGTCGAGTGCCAGCAGCACATCCGCCAAGCCCTTGAGGAGTGTCGTTAAAACGCCAACGACAACTACGTCATCggtgggactgggactgggcgGAGGAGCCAAGAAAACGTCACAGAGtatgcagcaacagcaacaaaaacaacacgaAGTTGGCAAGTCCGCCAAGTCGTCATCAGGGGCAGCAAGTGCCACAGCAAGGGCGGCAACAACCGCACAGCCAATTGCAAAAACACAAAAGGGTCAGAATCCACCCCCACAAATGCAGCCccagtcgtcgtcgtcgaaGGCGCCACAGAAAGAGGCACaaccacagcagcaacagccgcagccgcaACCGCAGCCGCCGGCACAGGCTGTACCCCTTCAGCcgagcaacaacagcagcagcagcagcacgacAATCGCCCTGCCCAAGGCCTCGCATGCCAACCACACTAACGAGGAGCTGGCCAACGGCGTGCAGGACACCATTTACCTGTGCAACTTTCGTGTGTCCGTGGACGGCGAGTGGCTGTGCCTGAAGGAGCTGCAGGATATCGATGTGGCCGGCAGTCAGCAGGCAGGCGGAGGCGTCGGCGTCAACCAGCCACACACTGGAAACTCCAGCTCCGGCCACGGTACTGCTGGGACAcatgccagtggcagtggctccCAGTTTGGGAAGCGGAACAGCAAACGCTTCTCCGGATTGTCAGCGGCCGGAAGTGCTGCCGCGGCTCTCGAGGATAATG CGCGCGACACCGCGGAGATCGAGCGGAGTAACTTGGTGAACATCTGCAAGCTGGTCGTCAAGGAGCTGCTGGAGCAGTCGCTGCGCTTTGGTCGGATGCTGGACTCGGACCATCTGCCGCTGCAGCACTTCTTCATCGTGATCGAGCACGTGCTGGGCCATGGGCTGCGGCCCAAGAAGGGCCTGCTCGGACCCAGGAAGGAGCTGTGGGACCTGCTGCAGAGCGTCGAGCACTACTGCCCCGAGGCGCAGGACATTACGGCCAGTGTACGGGACCTGCCCACCGTTCGCACGCACATCGGACGGGCACGGGCCTGGCTGCGGATCGCCCTCATGCAGAAGAAGCTGTCGGACTACCTCCAGGCGCTGATCGAGCACCGCGATGACTCGCTCTACGACTACTACGAGCCGCATGCCCTGATGATGAGCGACGAG ATCGTTGTGATAATGGGCATTCTGGTGGGACTCAATGTGATCGACTGCAATCTGTGCGTGAAGGAGGAGGACCTGGACTCGCAGCAGGGCGTCATCGACTTCTCCCTGTACCTGCGCTCCAGTTCGCGCAGTCCCGATGTCCCCGACGACAGTGCCCCGCCTGCGCTGCTGGATGCCACCGGGCAGGGCAACATGATAGCCGTGCTCGACCAGAAGAACTACATCGAGGAGCTGAATCGTCATCTAAA TGCCACCGTTGGCAATCTGCAGGCCAAGGTCGAGTCGCTGACCACCACCAATGCTTTGATGAAGGAGGATCTGGCCATTGCACGCAACAGTCTGCTGGCCCTGCAGGCCGAGAACCAGGCCATGCGCCAGTCCAGCcaaacgcagcagcagcagcagaaggactCGGACAACAGCTCTGGCAGTGGCTCCGAAAAGGAAAAGACCGAAGGGGTAAGCACGGATCTGTCTGAGGAGCGGCGCAAGAACGGCGAGCTGGAGAAGGAGCTGAAGCTACAGGTGTCTCTGAAGGCAGAGTCGGACATGGCaatgaagctgctggagaaGGACATACACGAGAAGCAGGACACGATAGTCTCGCTGCGCCGCCAGCTGGACGACATCAAGCAGATCAACCTGGAGATGTATCGCAAGCTACAG GACTGCAAGGCCTCGCTAACGCATAAAACGGAGCTGATGGACAAGCTAGAGGACCAAAAGGAGGACATGGCCAGCACGATTGAGCAGCTGGAGAAGAA GTGGACCCATGACAAGAGCAACTTGGGCGAGATACTGAAGACCACGTCACAAACGCTAACCACCCAGGTCACGGCCAGCGAAGAGCGGGCGGCCCGGGCCGAAGCCGAGTCGCGTATTGAGCGCGAGTGGCGAATTTCGCTGCAGGAGAAGGAGATCAAGCTGAAGGAGAAGATAGCCACGCTTCAGGGCTGCCTCAAGGAGCTGGCCGAGGAGAAGGACAGGAATGAGAAGCTGAGGTTGGATTTGGAAAAGGCGCGGGCCCAGTGGGCCGAGGCGCAGACCACGCTGGAGGAGCTGGGCATCCAGTTGAGTGAGAGCAAGTTGAAGGTGTCGGAGATGCAGGACAACGAGAAACGACAACGCCAGCTGATGTCGGGATCCTCGCAGTCGCTGCAAACGATGCCGGAGAGCCTTGGCAGTCCCGGCATCTGGGCGCCCGACTCAATTGCCTCCCACTGCACAGGCTGCGAGCGAGAGTTCAATCTAACGCGGCGCAAGCACCACTGCCGCAGCTGTGGGGAGATCTTCTGCAGGACCTGCTCCGAGCACACGCTGCCACTGCTCAATGCCCAGGGGCAGCCGGGCAAACCGGTGCGAGTGTGCAATGCCTGCTATGCAGCAAAATGA
- the LOC108155731 gene encoding protein RUFY3 isoform X7 translates to MRGLVEDTKRTKLSQNNNNNVATSATSGSRLKASSTAAMSSASSTSAKPLRSVVKTPTTTTSSVGLGLGGGAKKTSQSMQQQQQKQHEVGKSAKSSSGAASATARAATTAQPIAKTQKGQNPPPQMQPQSSSSKAPQKEAQPQQQQPQPQPQPPAQAVPLQPSNNSSSSSTTIALPKASHANHTNEELANGVQDTIYLCNFRVSVDGEWLCLKELQDIDVAGSQQAGGGVGVNQPHTGNSSSGHGTAGTHASGSGSQFGKRNSKRFSGLSAAGSAAAALEDNARDTAEIERSNLVNICKLVVKELLEQSLRFGRMLDSDHLPLQHFFIVIEHVLGHGLRPKKGLLGPRKELWDLLQSVEHYCPEAQDITASVRDLPTVRTHIGRARAWLRIALMQKKLSDYLQALIEHRDDSLYDYYEPHALMMSDEIVVIMGILVGLNVIDCNLCVKEEDLDSQQGVIDFSLYLRSSSRSPDVPDDSAPPALLDATGQGNMIAVLDQKNYIEELNRHLNATVGNLQAKVESLTTTNALMKEDLAIARNSLLALQAENQAMRQSSQTQQQQQKDSDNSSGSGSEKEKTEGVSTDLSEERRKNGELEKELKLQVSLKAESDMAMKLLEKDIHEKQDTIVSLRRQLDDIKQINLEMYRKLQKRSTSRS, encoded by the exons atgcgcGGACTCGTCGAGGATACGAAAAGGACAAAATTGTCCCAGaacaacaataataatgtGGCCACCAGTGCGACCAGTGGAAGTCGTCTCAAGGCATCCTCGACGGCAGCCATGTCGAGTGCCAGCAGCACATCCGCCAAGCCCTTGAGGAGTGTCGTTAAAACGCCAACGACAACTACGTCATCggtgggactgggactgggcgGAGGAGCCAAGAAAACGTCACAGAGtatgcagcaacagcaacaaaaacaacacgaAGTTGGCAAGTCCGCCAAGTCGTCATCAGGGGCAGCAAGTGCCACAGCAAGGGCGGCAACAACCGCACAGCCAATTGCAAAAACACAAAAGGGTCAGAATCCACCCCCACAAATGCAGCCccagtcgtcgtcgtcgaaGGCGCCACAGAAAGAGGCACaaccacagcagcaacagccgcagccgcaACCGCAGCCGCCGGCACAGGCTGTACCCCTTCAGCcgagcaacaacagcagcagcagcagcacgacAATCGCCCTGCCCAAGGCCTCGCATGCCAACCACACTAACGAGGAGCTGGCCAACGGCGTGCAGGACACCATTTACCTGTGCAACTTTCGTGTGTCCGTGGACGGCGAGTGGCTGTGCCTGAAGGAGCTGCAGGATATCGATGTGGCCGGCAGTCAGCAGGCAGGCGGAGGCGTCGGCGTCAACCAGCCACACACTGGAAACTCCAGCTCCGGCCACGGTACTGCTGGGACAcatgccagtggcagtggctccCAGTTTGGGAAGCGGAACAGCAAACGCTTCTCCGGATTGTCAGCGGCCGGAAGTGCTGCCGCGGCTCTCGAGGATAATG CGCGCGACACCGCGGAGATCGAGCGGAGTAACTTGGTGAACATCTGCAAGCTGGTCGTCAAGGAGCTGCTGGAGCAGTCGCTGCGCTTTGGTCGGATGCTGGACTCGGACCATCTGCCGCTGCAGCACTTCTTCATCGTGATCGAGCACGTGCTGGGCCATGGGCTGCGGCCCAAGAAGGGCCTGCTCGGACCCAGGAAGGAGCTGTGGGACCTGCTGCAGAGCGTCGAGCACTACTGCCCCGAGGCGCAGGACATTACGGCCAGTGTACGGGACCTGCCCACCGTTCGCACGCACATCGGACGGGCACGGGCCTGGCTGCGGATCGCCCTCATGCAGAAGAAGCTGTCGGACTACCTCCAGGCGCTGATCGAGCACCGCGATGACTCGCTCTACGACTACTACGAGCCGCATGCCCTGATGATGAGCGACGAG ATCGTTGTGATAATGGGCATTCTGGTGGGACTCAATGTGATCGACTGCAATCTGTGCGTGAAGGAGGAGGACCTGGACTCGCAGCAGGGCGTCATCGACTTCTCCCTGTACCTGCGCTCCAGTTCGCGCAGTCCCGATGTCCCCGACGACAGTGCCCCGCCTGCGCTGCTGGATGCCACCGGGCAGGGCAACATGATAGCCGTGCTCGACCAGAAGAACTACATCGAGGAGCTGAATCGTCATCTAAA TGCCACCGTTGGCAATCTGCAGGCCAAGGTCGAGTCGCTGACCACCACCAATGCTTTGATGAAGGAGGATCTGGCCATTGCACGCAACAGTCTGCTGGCCCTGCAGGCCGAGAACCAGGCCATGCGCCAGTCCAGCcaaacgcagcagcagcagcagaaggactCGGACAACAGCTCTGGCAGTGGCTCCGAAAAGGAAAAGACCGAAGGGGTAAGCACGGATCTGTCTGAGGAGCGGCGCAAGAACGGCGAGCTGGAGAAGGAGCTGAAGCTACAGGTGTCTCTGAAGGCAGAGTCGGACATGGCaatgaagctgctggagaaGGACATACACGAGAAGCAGGACACGATAGTCTCGCTGCGCCGCCAGCTGGACGACATCAAGCAGATCAACCTGGAGATGTATCGCAAGCTACAG AAAAGAAGTACGAGTCGAAGCTGA
- the LOC108155731 gene encoding protein RUFY3 isoform X3, whose product MRGLVEDTKRTKLSQNNNNNVATSATSGSRLKASSTAAMSSASSTSAKPLRSVVKTPTTTTSSVGLGLGGGAKKTSQSMQQQQQKQHEVGKSAKSSSGAASATARAATTAQPIAKTQKGQNPPPQMQPQSSSSKAPQKEAQPQQQQPQPQPQPPAQAVPLQPSNNSSSSSTTIALPKASHANHTNEELANGVQDTIYLCNFRVSVDGEWLCLKELQDIDVAGSQQAGGGVGVNQPHTGNSSSGHGTAGTHASGSGSQFGKRNSKRFSGLSAAGSAAAALEDNARDTAEIERSNLVNICKLVVKELLEQSLRFGRMLDSDHLPLQHFFIVIEHVLGHGLRPKKGLLGPRKELWDLLQSVEHYCPEAQDITASVRDLPTVRTHIGRARAWLRIALMQKKLSDYLQALIEHRDDSLYDYYEPHALMMSDEIVVIMGILVGLNVIDCNLCVKEEDLDSQQGVIDFSLYLRSSSRSPDVPDDSAPPALLDATGQGNMIAVLDQKNYIEELNRHLNATVGNLQAKVESLTTTNALMKEDLAIARNSLLALQAENQAMRQSSQTQQQQQKDSDNSSGSGSEKEKTEGVSTDLSEERRKNGELEKELKLQVSLKAESDMAMKLLEKDIHEKQDTIVSLRRQLDDIKQINLEMYRKLQECEDELTQKGEMVSRLQTKASQIGNILQSLEKKYESKLNDQHGAGGGGGSVFGGGANAGDRSPSTRRQQNLEKFEALTKKHKHDAGPPMKRMHLKMDAFPPFDPNKYRKSPSSAAAAAGPQPLETLEPLEPQEAQRNDPKTPTTAKSLNDELAEAAADITQHFGGDGSRSDYTLSGIVETAAAGDS is encoded by the exons atgcgcGGACTCGTCGAGGATACGAAAAGGACAAAATTGTCCCAGaacaacaataataatgtGGCCACCAGTGCGACCAGTGGAAGTCGTCTCAAGGCATCCTCGACGGCAGCCATGTCGAGTGCCAGCAGCACATCCGCCAAGCCCTTGAGGAGTGTCGTTAAAACGCCAACGACAACTACGTCATCggtgggactgggactgggcgGAGGAGCCAAGAAAACGTCACAGAGtatgcagcaacagcaacaaaaacaacacgaAGTTGGCAAGTCCGCCAAGTCGTCATCAGGGGCAGCAAGTGCCACAGCAAGGGCGGCAACAACCGCACAGCCAATTGCAAAAACACAAAAGGGTCAGAATCCACCCCCACAAATGCAGCCccagtcgtcgtcgtcgaaGGCGCCACAGAAAGAGGCACaaccacagcagcaacagccgcagccgcaACCGCAGCCGCCGGCACAGGCTGTACCCCTTCAGCcgagcaacaacagcagcagcagcagcacgacAATCGCCCTGCCCAAGGCCTCGCATGCCAACCACACTAACGAGGAGCTGGCCAACGGCGTGCAGGACACCATTTACCTGTGCAACTTTCGTGTGTCCGTGGACGGCGAGTGGCTGTGCCTGAAGGAGCTGCAGGATATCGATGTGGCCGGCAGTCAGCAGGCAGGCGGAGGCGTCGGCGTCAACCAGCCACACACTGGAAACTCCAGCTCCGGCCACGGTACTGCTGGGACAcatgccagtggcagtggctccCAGTTTGGGAAGCGGAACAGCAAACGCTTCTCCGGATTGTCAGCGGCCGGAAGTGCTGCCGCGGCTCTCGAGGATAATG CGCGCGACACCGCGGAGATCGAGCGGAGTAACTTGGTGAACATCTGCAAGCTGGTCGTCAAGGAGCTGCTGGAGCAGTCGCTGCGCTTTGGTCGGATGCTGGACTCGGACCATCTGCCGCTGCAGCACTTCTTCATCGTGATCGAGCACGTGCTGGGCCATGGGCTGCGGCCCAAGAAGGGCCTGCTCGGACCCAGGAAGGAGCTGTGGGACCTGCTGCAGAGCGTCGAGCACTACTGCCCCGAGGCGCAGGACATTACGGCCAGTGTACGGGACCTGCCCACCGTTCGCACGCACATCGGACGGGCACGGGCCTGGCTGCGGATCGCCCTCATGCAGAAGAAGCTGTCGGACTACCTCCAGGCGCTGATCGAGCACCGCGATGACTCGCTCTACGACTACTACGAGCCGCATGCCCTGATGATGAGCGACGAG ATCGTTGTGATAATGGGCATTCTGGTGGGACTCAATGTGATCGACTGCAATCTGTGCGTGAAGGAGGAGGACCTGGACTCGCAGCAGGGCGTCATCGACTTCTCCCTGTACCTGCGCTCCAGTTCGCGCAGTCCCGATGTCCCCGACGACAGTGCCCCGCCTGCGCTGCTGGATGCCACCGGGCAGGGCAACATGATAGCCGTGCTCGACCAGAAGAACTACATCGAGGAGCTGAATCGTCATCTAAA TGCCACCGTTGGCAATCTGCAGGCCAAGGTCGAGTCGCTGACCACCACCAATGCTTTGATGAAGGAGGATCTGGCCATTGCACGCAACAGTCTGCTGGCCCTGCAGGCCGAGAACCAGGCCATGCGCCAGTCCAGCcaaacgcagcagcagcagcagaaggactCGGACAACAGCTCTGGCAGTGGCTCCGAAAAGGAAAAGACCGAAGGGGTAAGCACGGATCTGTCTGAGGAGCGGCGCAAGAACGGCGAGCTGGAGAAGGAGCTGAAGCTACAGGTGTCTCTGAAGGCAGAGTCGGACATGGCaatgaagctgctggagaaGGACATACACGAGAAGCAGGACACGATAGTCTCGCTGCGCCGCCAGCTGGACGACATCAAGCAGATCAACCTGGAGATGTATCGCAAGCTACAG GAATGTGAAGATGAACTCACACAGAAGGGCGAGATGGTCTCGCGCTTGCAAACGAAAGCCTCACAAATTGGTAACATTTTACAATCGTTAGAAAAGAAGTACGAGTCGAAGCTGAACGATCAGCacggagcaggaggaggaggaggaagcgTATTCGGAGGAGGAGCCAATGCCGGGGACCGTTCGCCCAGCACCAGACGCCAGCAGAATCTGGAGAAGTTCGAGGCCCTCACCAAGAAGCACAAACACGACGCCGGGCCACCCATGAAGCGGATGCACCTCAAGATGGATGCCTTTCCGCCGTTCGATCCCAACAAGTATCGCAAGTCCCCATCGagtgctgcagctgctgctggaccCCAGCCCCTGGAGACCCTAGAGCCCCTGGAGCCACAGGAAGCCCAAAGGAATGACCCAAAGACGCCCACAACCGCCAAGTCGCTCAACGATGAGCTGGCCGAGGCGGCAGCAGATATAACCCAACACTTTGGCGGCGATGGATCACGCAGCGACTACACATTGTCCGGGATTGTGGAAACCGCCGCAGCGGGCGACTCTTAG
- the LOC108155731 gene encoding uncharacterized protein LOC108155731 isoform X2 → MRGLVEDTKRTKLSQNNNNNVATSATSGSRLKASSTAAMSSASSTSAKPLRSVVKTPTTTTSSVGLGLGGGAKKTSQSMQQQQQKQHEVGKSAKSSSGAASATARAATTAQPIAKTQKGQNPPPQMQPQSSSSKAPQKEAQPQQQQPQPQPQPPAQAVPLQPSNNSSSSSTTIALPKASHANHTNEELANGVQDTIYLCNFRVSVDGEWLCLKELQDIDVAGSQQAGGGVGVNQPHTGNSSSGHGTAGTHASGSGSQFGKRNSKRFSGLSAAGSAAAALEDNGIMALENLIGRRLCDMVGSNALNASQSHSQTQSQHKNVGLFAEWSHLSRDTAEIERSNLVNICKLVVKELLEQSLRFGRMLDSDHLPLQHFFIVIEHVLGHGLRPKKGLLGPRKELWDLLQSVEHYCPEAQDITASVRDLPTVRTHIGRARAWLRIALMQKKLSDYLQALIEHRDDSLYDYYEPHALMMSDEIVVIMGILVGLNVIDCNLCVKEEDLDSQQGVIDFSLYLRSSSRSPDVPDDSAPPALLDATGQGNMIAVLDQKNYIEELNRHLNATVGNLQAKVESLTTTNALMKEDLAIARNSLLALQAENQAMRQSSQTQQQQQKDSDNSSGSGSEKEKTEGVSTDLSEERRKNGELEKELKLQVSLKAESDMAMKLLEKDIHEKQDTIVSLRRQLDDIKQINLEMYRKLQECEDELTQKGEMVSRLQTKASQIGNILQSLEKKYESKLNDQHGAGGGGGSVFGGGANAGDRSPSTRRQQNLEKFEALTKKHKHDAGPPMKRMHLKMDAFPPFDPNKYRKSPSSAAAAAGPQPLETLEPLEPQEAQRNDPKTPTTAKSLNDELAEAAADITQHFGGDGSRSDYTLSGIVETAAAGDS, encoded by the exons atgcgcGGACTCGTCGAGGATACGAAAAGGACAAAATTGTCCCAGaacaacaataataatgtGGCCACCAGTGCGACCAGTGGAAGTCGTCTCAAGGCATCCTCGACGGCAGCCATGTCGAGTGCCAGCAGCACATCCGCCAAGCCCTTGAGGAGTGTCGTTAAAACGCCAACGACAACTACGTCATCggtgggactgggactgggcgGAGGAGCCAAGAAAACGTCACAGAGtatgcagcaacagcaacaaaaacaacacgaAGTTGGCAAGTCCGCCAAGTCGTCATCAGGGGCAGCAAGTGCCACAGCAAGGGCGGCAACAACCGCACAGCCAATTGCAAAAACACAAAAGGGTCAGAATCCACCCCCACAAATGCAGCCccagtcgtcgtcgtcgaaGGCGCCACAGAAAGAGGCACaaccacagcagcaacagccgcagccgcaACCGCAGCCGCCGGCACAGGCTGTACCCCTTCAGCcgagcaacaacagcagcagcagcagcacgacAATCGCCCTGCCCAAGGCCTCGCATGCCAACCACACTAACGAGGAGCTGGCCAACGGCGTGCAGGACACCATTTACCTGTGCAACTTTCGTGTGTCCGTGGACGGCGAGTGGCTGTGCCTGAAGGAGCTGCAGGATATCGATGTGGCCGGCAGTCAGCAGGCAGGCGGAGGCGTCGGCGTCAACCAGCCACACACTGGAAACTCCAGCTCCGGCCACGGTACTGCTGGGACAcatgccagtggcagtggctccCAGTTTGGGAAGCGGAACAGCAAACGCTTCTCCGGATTGTCAGCGGCCGGAAGTGCTGCCGCGGCTCTCGAGGATAATGGTATTATGGCACTTGAAAATCTAATCGGTCGTCGTCTGTGCGACATGGTCGGCTCCAATGCACTCAATGCCTCCCAGTCGCACTCCCAGACGCAGTCGCAGCACAAAAATGTGGGCCTCTTCGCAGAGTGGTCGCATCTCT CGCGCGACACCGCGGAGATCGAGCGGAGTAACTTGGTGAACATCTGCAAGCTGGTCGTCAAGGAGCTGCTGGAGCAGTCGCTGCGCTTTGGTCGGATGCTGGACTCGGACCATCTGCCGCTGCAGCACTTCTTCATCGTGATCGAGCACGTGCTGGGCCATGGGCTGCGGCCCAAGAAGGGCCTGCTCGGACCCAGGAAGGAGCTGTGGGACCTGCTGCAGAGCGTCGAGCACTACTGCCCCGAGGCGCAGGACATTACGGCCAGTGTACGGGACCTGCCCACCGTTCGCACGCACATCGGACGGGCACGGGCCTGGCTGCGGATCGCCCTCATGCAGAAGAAGCTGTCGGACTACCTCCAGGCGCTGATCGAGCACCGCGATGACTCGCTCTACGACTACTACGAGCCGCATGCCCTGATGATGAGCGACGAG ATCGTTGTGATAATGGGCATTCTGGTGGGACTCAATGTGATCGACTGCAATCTGTGCGTGAAGGAGGAGGACCTGGACTCGCAGCAGGGCGTCATCGACTTCTCCCTGTACCTGCGCTCCAGTTCGCGCAGTCCCGATGTCCCCGACGACAGTGCCCCGCCTGCGCTGCTGGATGCCACCGGGCAGGGCAACATGATAGCCGTGCTCGACCAGAAGAACTACATCGAGGAGCTGAATCGTCATCTAAA TGCCACCGTTGGCAATCTGCAGGCCAAGGTCGAGTCGCTGACCACCACCAATGCTTTGATGAAGGAGGATCTGGCCATTGCACGCAACAGTCTGCTGGCCCTGCAGGCCGAGAACCAGGCCATGCGCCAGTCCAGCcaaacgcagcagcagcagcagaaggactCGGACAACAGCTCTGGCAGTGGCTCCGAAAAGGAAAAGACCGAAGGGGTAAGCACGGATCTGTCTGAGGAGCGGCGCAAGAACGGCGAGCTGGAGAAGGAGCTGAAGCTACAGGTGTCTCTGAAGGCAGAGTCGGACATGGCaatgaagctgctggagaaGGACATACACGAGAAGCAGGACACGATAGTCTCGCTGCGCCGCCAGCTGGACGACATCAAGCAGATCAACCTGGAGATGTATCGCAAGCTACAG GAATGTGAAGATGAACTCACACAGAAGGGCGAGATGGTCTCGCGCTTGCAAACGAAAGCCTCACAAATTGGTAACATTTTACAATCGTTAGAAAAGAAGTACGAGTCGAAGCTGAACGATCAGCacggagcaggaggaggaggaggaagcgTATTCGGAGGAGGAGCCAATGCCGGGGACCGTTCGCCCAGCACCAGACGCCAGCAGAATCTGGAGAAGTTCGAGGCCCTCACCAAGAAGCACAAACACGACGCCGGGCCACCCATGAAGCGGATGCACCTCAAGATGGATGCCTTTCCGCCGTTCGATCCCAACAAGTATCGCAAGTCCCCATCGagtgctgcagctgctgctggaccCCAGCCCCTGGAGACCCTAGAGCCCCTGGAGCCACAGGAAGCCCAAAGGAATGACCCAAAGACGCCCACAACCGCCAAGTCGCTCAACGATGAGCTGGCCGAGGCGGCAGCAGATATAACCCAACACTTTGGCGGCGATGGATCACGCAGCGACTACACATTGTCCGGGATTGTGGAAACCGCCGCAGCGGGCGACTCTTAG